The proteins below come from a single Physeter macrocephalus isolate SW-GA unplaced genomic scaffold, ASM283717v5 random_40, whole genome shotgun sequence genomic window:
- the ENTREP3 gene encoding protein ENTREP3 isoform X3 has product MMPSPSDSSRSLTSRPSTRGLTHLRLHRPWLQALLTLGLAQVLLGILVVTFSMVASSVTTTESVKRSCPSWAGFSLAFSGVVGIVSWKRPFTLVISFFSLLSVLCVMLSIAGSVLSCKNAQLARDFQECILDGKVCVCCPPVPLLRPCPESGQELKVAPNSTCDEARGALKNLLFSVCGLTVCAAIICTLSAIVCCIQIFSLDLVHMQLAPERSVSGPLGPLGCTSSPPAPLLHTMLDLEEFVPPVPPPPYYPPEYTCSSETDAQSITYNGSMDSPVPLYPTDCPPSYEAVMGLRGDSQATLFDPQLHEGSCICERVASIVDVSMDSGSLVLSAIGDLPGGSSPSEDSCLLELQGSVRSVDYVLFRSIQRSRAGYCLSLDCGLRGPFEDSPLPRRPPRAARSYSCSAPEAPPPLGAPAAARSCHRLEGWPPWVGPCFPELRRRVPRGGSRPAAAPPPRAPARRFSDSSGSLTPPGHRPPQPAPRPPLLLPRSHSDPGITTSSDTAEFRDLYTKVLEEEAASISSADTARCPSPKLLRAHSAEKRHPVPTFQKVPLPSGPAPAHSLGDLKGSWPGRGLVTRFLQMSRKAPDPNGNGAHGHKQVPRSPWGRPGRESLHLRSCGDLSSGSSLRRLLSGRRLERGTRPHSLSLNGGSQETGL; this is encoded by the exons ATGATGCCCTCGCCTAGTGATTCCAGCCGCTCGCTGACTAGCCGGCCCAGCACCCGGGGCCTTACCCACCTCCGCCTCCACCGACCCTGGCTGCAGGCTCTGCTCACGCTGGGGCTGGCTCAGGTGCTCCTGGGCATCCTGGTGGTCACCTTCAGCATGGTGGCCTCATCTGTCACCACCACCGAGAGCGTCAAGAGATCCTGCCCGTCTTGGGCTGGATTCTCG CTGGCGTTTTCCGGGGTGGTTGGCATTGTGTCTTGGAAGCGGCCGTTCACTCTAGTG atttccttcttctccttgCTTTCGGTGCTCTGTGTCATGCTCAGCATAGCTGGCTCTGTTCTCTCCTGTAAAAACGCTCAGCTGGCCCGAGACTTCCAAGAATGCATCTTG GACGGAAAGGTCTGTGTGTGCTGCCCTCCTGTTCCTCTACTGCGGCCCTGTCCAGAGTCAGGGCAGGAACTGAAAGTTGCCCCTAACTCCACCTGTGATGAAGCCCGAGGGGCCCTCAAG AACTTGCTCTTTAGCGTCTGTGGGCTCACGGTTTGTGCCGCCATAATCTGTACTCTCTCTGCTATTGTTTGCTGCATCCAAATCTTCTCCCTAGACCTTGTGCACATG CAGTTGGCCCCTGAGCGCTCAGTCTCAGGCCCTCTGGGGCCTCTGGGCTGTACATCCtcgcccccagcccctctcctacACACCATGCTGGACTTGGAGGAATTTGTACCGCCTGTGCCCCCACCGCCCTACTATCCCCCAGAGTACACCTGCAGCtcagaaacagatgcacagag CATCACCTACAATGGCTCCATGGACAGCCCGGTGCCCTTGTATCCTACTGATTGTCCCCCTTCTTATGAGGCCGTCATGGGGTTACGAGGAGACAGCCAG GCCACTCTGTTTGATCCTCAGCTTCATGAGGGCTCCTGCATCTGTGAGCGAGTGGCCTCCATTGTAGATG TGTCCATGGACAGCGGGTCTCTGGTGCTGTCAGCCATCGGTGACCTCCCCGGGGGCTCCAGCCCGTCGGAGGACTCGTGCCTGCTGGAGCTGCAGGGCTCCGTGCGCTCCGTTGACTACGTGCTCTTCCGCTCTATTCAGCGCAGCCGCGCCGGCTACTGCCTCAGCCTGGACTGCGGCCTGCGGGGCCCCTTTGAGGACAGCCCCCTGCCCCGGCGGCCCCCGAGAGCTGCCCGCTCCTATTCCTGCTCTGCCCCCGAGGCCCCACCCCCGCTGGGTGCCCCTGCAGCTGCCCGAAGCTGCCACCGGCTGGAGGGCTGGCCGCCTTGGGTGGGACCCTGCTTCCCCGAGCTGAGGCGGCGGGTCCCCAGGGGAGGCAGCCGGccagctgcagcccctcccccccgAGCCCCGGCTCGCCGCTTCAGTGATAGCTCAGGTTCCCTCACCCCACCGGGGCACCGGCCTCCTCAGCCGGCTCCCCGACCACCGCTGCTGCTGCCACGGTCCCACAGTGACCCGGGCATCACCACCTCCAGCGACACCG CTGAATTCAGGGACCTTTATACCAAAGTGCTTGAGGAAGAAGCTGCTTCCATTTCCTCTGCAGATACAG CCCGTTGCCCTTCCCCCAAGTTGCTACGTGCCCACTCAGCCGAGAAACGGCACCCTGTGCCCACCTTCCAGAAGGTCCCCCTGCCCTCGGGCCCTGCACCTGCCCACTCCCTGGGGGACCTGAAGGGCAGCTGGCCAGGCCGGGGCTTGGTCACTCGTTTCCTCCAGATGTCTAGGAAGGCCCCAGACCCCAATGGGAATGGAGCCCATGGACATAAGCAG GTGCCCCGGAGCCCATGGGGCCGGCCAGGCCGAGAGAGCCTCCACCTTCGCAGCTGTGGCGACCTCAGCTCCGGCTCCTCCCTGAGACGCCTCCTGTCTGGCCGCAGGCTGGAGCGCGGCACCCGCCCCCACAGCCTCAGCCTCAATGGGGGCAGCCAGGAGACTGGGCTCTGA